In Pedobacter africanus, a single window of DNA contains:
- a CDS encoding RagB/SusD family nutrient uptake outer membrane protein has product MKKIILLSFLAIICSSTGCKKFLDKVPSTFVSPVNYFNTEKEVNTALNGVYDILGKEQVYGGQLPIRHAPSTDESFFSYASFPTGPFYYNFGADDATIRVLWQYMYDGIERANVLLANLDKATMDDGKRSVVKGEALFLRAFYYFILVQNWGGVPLKLNPTTSINEVNIPRNTIKEVYDQILKDMTEAEGRVLKISQIGFGGRVSKSAVRGILARVCLTMAGYPLKDISKFKDAAEWAGKVNEFGEHSLNPDYSQVFINLCKDQYDIKESIFEAEEFGTNNDAVREGGRIGNENGVRCAATDAAVIASVGYAYGFISTTRKLYTSYEFNASDVSKRDLRRDWAISTYTLNASGVKANIGATNIYARNCAKWRREYELLSPKNKNYTPTNFQILRYADVLLMQAEAENEINNGPNVTAVNALNEVRRRGYGKLMPGATNLGNADYPGAISLGKAAFLKVIQDERARELCFEGLRKYDLIRWGIFVNTMQEVATEFTTYASMTTTIYKNARDAAQRVTATHLLYPIPILEMSLNKAMVQNDGY; this is encoded by the coding sequence ATGAAAAAAATAATTCTTTTAAGTTTTTTGGCAATCATTTGCTCATCAACAGGCTGTAAGAAATTTTTAGATAAAGTACCTTCTACATTCGTATCTCCGGTAAACTACTTTAACACAGAAAAAGAAGTAAATACTGCATTGAATGGCGTATACGACATTTTAGGAAAAGAGCAGGTTTATGGCGGTCAGCTGCCCATTCGGCATGCGCCCAGCACAGATGAATCGTTCTTTTCTTATGCGTCATTTCCAACCGGGCCATTTTATTATAATTTTGGTGCAGATGATGCCACCATCAGGGTTTTATGGCAGTACATGTACGACGGTATAGAACGGGCCAATGTGTTGTTGGCTAACCTGGATAAAGCGACTATGGATGATGGAAAACGATCGGTAGTAAAAGGTGAAGCCCTTTTTCTACGCGCTTTCTATTATTTCATCCTGGTGCAAAACTGGGGCGGGGTACCGTTAAAACTTAACCCGACCACATCGATAAATGAAGTAAACATACCGAGAAATACCATTAAGGAGGTTTATGACCAGATTTTGAAGGACATGACAGAGGCTGAAGGGAGAGTGCTTAAAATCTCCCAGATCGGTTTCGGTGGCAGGGTATCGAAATCAGCCGTTCGCGGTATCCTTGCCAGAGTATGTTTAACAATGGCTGGCTATCCTCTGAAAGATATCTCCAAGTTTAAAGATGCAGCTGAATGGGCAGGCAAGGTTAATGAATTTGGAGAACATTCGCTAAATCCTGACTACAGCCAGGTTTTCATTAACCTATGCAAAGACCAATATGATATTAAGGAAAGTATCTTTGAAGCTGAGGAGTTTGGGACGAATAATGACGCTGTGAGAGAAGGTGGCAGGATAGGCAATGAAAATGGCGTACGGTGTGCCGCTACCGATGCAGCTGTAATTGCTTCGGTAGGTTATGCCTATGGCTTTATCAGTACTACAAGAAAACTGTATACCTCTTACGAATTCAATGCCAGTGATGTCTCAAAAAGAGATTTACGAAGGGACTGGGCCATTTCTACCTATACCTTAAATGCTTCAGGCGTTAAAGCGAACATTGGGGCTACAAATATCTATGCCAGGAACTGTGCAAAATGGCGCAGGGAATATGAACTGCTGTCTCCCAAGAATAAAAATTATACCCCTACAAACTTTCAGATTTTACGATATGCAGATGTTCTGCTGATGCAGGCCGAAGCCGAAAACGAAATAAATAACGGACCTAATGTTACTGCCGTAAATGCATTGAACGAAGTAAGAAGGCGTGGTTACGGAAAATTGATGCCAGGGGCCACTAACCTGGGAAATGCTGACTATCCGGGAGCAATCTCGTTAGGTAAGGCTGCATTTTTAAAAGTAATACAAGATGAGCGAGCCAGGGAATTGTGCTTTGAAGGATTGCGTAAATATGACCTGATCAGATGGGGGATTTTCGTGAATACCATGCAGGAAGTGGCAACAGAGTTCACCACTTATGCATCAATGACTACAACCATATATAAAAACGCCAGAGATGCGGCACAAAGGGTAACAGCAACGCACTTATTGTATCCGATACCCATTCTTGAAATGTCCCTCAACAAGGCCATGGTACAAAATGATGGTTATTAA
- a CDS encoding DUF5017 domain-containing protein, producing the protein MKKILLLYVFLMTLFACNKKEVQPPNFNVSIDQGKTTFKVDEQINFNFAGNPNYITFYSGEDGRMYEFRDRITSGARSDIGVPLQNMTTQLLTYPYSYAKAGTYRATFVVSNTNVYRSISDVKEIVLTIVP; encoded by the coding sequence ATGAAAAAAATATTATTATTATACGTATTCTTAATGACATTATTTGCCTGTAACAAGAAAGAAGTACAGCCCCCAAATTTTAATGTCAGTATTGATCAAGGCAAAACTACCTTTAAGGTAGACGAGCAGATCAACTTTAATTTTGCAGGAAACCCAAATTATATCACTTTTTATTCCGGAGAGGATGGCAGGATGTATGAATTCAGGGATCGTATTACCTCCGGAGCAAGGAGCGATATTGGTGTACCGCTACAGAATATGACCACTCAGCTACTGACCTATCCATACAGCTATGCCAAGGCCGGCACCTATAGGGCAACTTTTGTGGTAAGCAATACAAATGTATACCGTTCAATTAGTGATGTTAAAGAAATAGTTCTCACAATAGTACCCTAG
- a CDS encoding RNA polymerase sigma factor: MDHIDEYSLLQLVSAGDEVAFTVLYERYHIRLYLFIKRYLKSAQLSDDICQNVFLKIWERKEELSGIHTFNAYAFTIAKRLCLDFLKRAAIEQTAMNLILQAYPLHNNPSEDNHQYNEYLRFIDRTLLKLPPQSQQIFKLCRQQFKSYDEAAAILGISRHAIKKHMVRSMKVLRVAAETELGISLSVLVCFLTRL, encoded by the coding sequence ATGGATCACATTGACGAATATTCATTGCTCCAACTCGTATCTGCGGGAGATGAAGTAGCGTTTACTGTGTTATATGAGCGGTACCACATTCGCCTCTATCTGTTCATTAAAAGATACCTGAAATCAGCACAATTGTCTGATGATATTTGCCAAAACGTATTTTTAAAAATATGGGAACGGAAAGAGGAGCTAAGTGGTATTCATACTTTTAATGCCTATGCATTTACCATTGCCAAAAGGCTCTGCCTGGATTTCTTAAAACGCGCAGCAATTGAACAAACTGCAATGAACCTGATCCTTCAGGCTTACCCACTGCATAACAATCCCAGTGAAGATAACCATCAGTATAATGAATACCTTCGCTTTATTGATCGGACACTTTTAAAATTGCCGCCTCAGAGCCAGCAGATTTTTAAATTGTGCCGGCAGCAATTTAAAAGTTATGATGAAGCAGCGGCGATACTGGGCATATCACGTCATGCCATAAAAAAACACATGGTGAGGTCTATGAAGGTATTGCGTGTTGCTGCAGAGACTGAGCTGGGAATTTCTTTAAGTGTTTTAGTTTGTTTTCTGACAAGACTCTAA
- a CDS encoding TonB-dependent receptor produces MVAILQVSAATYGQKITLSARNIALENAIKKIRQQSGYNFLYEDTDLANAKAVNIDFSNVSLNEALEKLFANQQLSYSIKDKTVIIKSNQNKSSPTSIMALVDIRGKVLDTEGKPLPGANVRVKGGTKGVTTNTNGEFELKGVDPKSTLIVSYIGYASKEIVVGTQNQFNVYLEADLSKLNEVVVIGYGTVKRSDLTGAVGQVNISDFQQAPVRSFDEALAGRVAGLQVTSSEGQPGSGIDIIIRGTNSITQDNSPLYVIDGFPIDNFDNNAINPAEIESIDVLKDASATAIYGARGANGVIMITTKRGKIGLPTIRYNGSFGIQDNVHQIPLMSPYEYLKLQSEINATDFKNAYLGPIPDPVDPTDPPIGYKYTLEDYRNAQGIDWQSQLFRTAPMLSNSLSVSGGTDKTRYSLSGQLFSQDGTIINSGFRRQQVKMTLDQTVNNKLKVGADLTYTSSKTFGSATSTASGSSMNNFLYSVWGYRPVTPIGVLPEEVIEEDTDEYVSAGTDYRFNPIMTAKNQLRQTFARNFIGNGYAEYAFIPELRLKVTGGLNRVNRRSESFNNSNTYSGSPSNPFSNGPNGSIVNYETTTWSNENILTYDKKFGKNHRLTAVGAFSLTGNKYLYYGLSANALPNEALGLSGLSSGTPQPVTSYSSEWSMVSVLSRINYSYKGKYLLTLSYRNDGSSKFAPGNQWSDFPSGAVAWKLMNENFMKKLSFLSEAKLRASFGATGNNRVGDGDRFAQMTYPIASSYSFNNTLVPGIHITNVGSPNLRWETTKQVDAGLDLGFFKDRITLTVDYYRKNTTDLLLNAQLPYTSGYGSAFKNIGATRNEGFEFSLNTSNIQNDNFSWTTSFNIAFNKNKVIELTENQESLTSTVSWDSFYSAVPLYIAKLGQPIGQIYGYIWDGVYQLEDFTQPTSTTYLLKPEITTNGNARASIRPGDIKYRDINGDGVVNDFDRTVIGRGYPIHQGGMTNNFRYKNFDLSVFFQWSYGNDIINANKLVFEAGNKAFLNQFASYQNRWTPENTNTTMHRPGGQYGYNYSTRIVEDGSFLRLKTVALGYTLPKSILTQLKLKSLRLYASAQNLYTWTNYTGIDPEVNVKRTALTPGFDYSAYPRARTITFGANLSF; encoded by the coding sequence ATGGTTGCAATACTTCAGGTGAGTGCAGCTACCTACGGGCAAAAAATAACACTTTCTGCAAGAAATATTGCACTTGAAAATGCAATCAAGAAAATCAGGCAGCAAAGTGGTTACAACTTTCTTTACGAGGATACCGACCTGGCTAATGCAAAAGCTGTAAACATAGATTTTTCTAATGTTTCCTTAAATGAAGCTTTGGAAAAACTTTTTGCCAATCAACAGCTCAGTTATTCCATTAAAGACAAAACCGTTATCATTAAGTCGAATCAGAACAAATCTTCGCCGACCAGTATTATGGCATTGGTTGACATTAGGGGAAAAGTACTCGACACTGAAGGGAAGCCCCTGCCAGGCGCTAATGTACGGGTTAAAGGTGGAACCAAAGGGGTTACTACCAATACAAATGGCGAATTTGAACTAAAAGGGGTTGACCCGAAATCAACTTTAATTGTGTCCTATATCGGATATGCCAGCAAAGAAATTGTTGTTGGTACCCAAAATCAATTCAATGTATACCTTGAGGCCGATTTATCTAAACTGAATGAGGTGGTTGTAATCGGCTATGGAACTGTTAAGCGTTCGGACCTGACGGGCGCTGTGGGCCAGGTAAATATCAGCGATTTTCAGCAGGCTCCGGTCAGGTCTTTTGATGAGGCCCTTGCCGGCCGTGTAGCGGGGCTACAGGTCACTTCATCCGAAGGGCAACCCGGTTCAGGAATAGACATCATCATCCGTGGTACCAATTCCATCACACAAGACAATTCCCCATTGTATGTAATCGATGGTTTTCCGATCGATAACTTTGACAACAACGCAATTAATCCCGCTGAGATAGAATCGATAGATGTATTGAAAGATGCATCTGCTACTGCGATATATGGTGCCAGGGGAGCAAATGGTGTGATCATGATCACTACAAAACGAGGAAAAATAGGACTTCCAACAATCAGGTATAATGGATCGTTTGGCATACAGGATAATGTGCACCAGATTCCCTTAATGAGTCCGTACGAGTACCTGAAGTTGCAAAGTGAAATCAATGCAACCGACTTCAAAAATGCTTATCTGGGCCCAATCCCCGATCCGGTAGATCCAACAGACCCGCCAATAGGCTATAAATATACCCTGGAAGATTACAGAAATGCGCAAGGCATAGATTGGCAAAGTCAGTTGTTCAGAACTGCGCCAATGCTGAGCAATTCATTATCCGTGTCGGGAGGCACCGATAAAACCCGTTATTCGCTCTCAGGACAGCTCTTTTCACAGGATGGCACCATTATAAACTCTGGTTTCAGACGCCAGCAGGTTAAAATGACCTTAGACCAAACTGTAAACAACAAACTTAAAGTAGGGGCAGACCTAACTTATACCAGTTCGAAAACCTTTGGCTCAGCTACATCTACAGCATCGGGTTCTTCAATGAATAACTTTCTTTACAGCGTATGGGGCTACCGACCGGTCACACCAATAGGGGTATTGCCTGAAGAGGTAATTGAAGAGGATACCGACGAATATGTCTCGGCAGGTACGGATTACAGGTTCAATCCGATTATGACAGCCAAAAACCAATTGAGGCAAACATTTGCAAGAAATTTCATAGGAAACGGATATGCGGAATATGCTTTTATACCTGAATTGAGACTGAAGGTAACCGGCGGCTTAAACAGGGTTAACAGACGTTCGGAATCGTTTAACAATTCAAATACTTATAGCGGCAGCCCCTCTAACCCTTTTTCAAATGGGCCAAATGGAAGTATTGTCAACTATGAGACAACTACCTGGTCGAATGAGAATATATTAACCTATGACAAAAAGTTTGGAAAGAACCACAGGCTTACCGCCGTTGGGGCTTTTAGTTTAACCGGTAACAAGTATCTGTATTATGGTTTATCTGCAAACGCGCTTCCAAATGAAGCGTTGGGTTTGAGTGGCTTGTCATCCGGAACACCACAACCTGTGACTTCCTATAGTTCGGAATGGTCTATGGTATCCGTACTTTCAAGGATCAATTACAGTTACAAAGGCAAGTATTTGCTGACGCTCTCGTACCGTAACGACGGTTCATCAAAATTTGCACCTGGAAATCAATGGAGTGACTTTCCTTCAGGCGCCGTAGCATGGAAGCTGATGAATGAAAACTTTATGAAAAAGCTGTCTTTCCTTTCAGAGGCAAAGCTAAGGGCAAGCTTTGGGGCTACAGGAAATAACCGTGTTGGTGATGGCGACCGGTTTGCGCAGATGACCTATCCAATTGCCTCCTCATACTCGTTTAACAATACATTGGTGCCAGGTATACACATTACCAATGTGGGCAGTCCGAATTTAAGATGGGAAACAACAAAACAGGTAGATGCTGGATTAGATCTTGGTTTTTTTAAAGACAGGATAACACTGACCGTAGATTATTACCGTAAAAATACAACAGATCTGTTACTGAATGCTCAACTACCTTATACCTCTGGTTATGGAAGTGCCTTTAAGAACATTGGCGCAACCCGAAATGAAGGTTTTGAATTTTCATTGAATACTTCAAACATTCAAAATGATAATTTTTCCTGGACAACCAGTTTCAATATTGCTTTCAACAAAAACAAAGTGATAGAGTTGACCGAAAACCAGGAAAGTTTAACCAGCACCGTAAGCTGGGACAGCTTTTACAGTGCAGTTCCGTTGTATATTGCCAAACTTGGCCAGCCAATCGGACAGATTTATGGTTATATCTGGGACGGGGTTTATCAGCTGGAAGATTTTACACAGCCAACCTCAACTACTTATTTGTTAAAGCCTGAAATTACAACCAATGGCAATGCAAGGGCGTCTATACGACCTGGTGACATCAAATACAGGGATATCAACGGAGATGGTGTAGTTAATGATTTTGACAGAACGGTAATTGGGAGGGGATATCCAATACATCAGGGAGGTATGACCAACAATTTCCGTTACAAAAATTTCGACCTTAGTGTGTTCTTTCAGTGGTCTTACGGGAACGACATCATCAATGCCAACAAGCTGGTTTTTGAAGCGGGAAATAAGGCTTTTTTAAACCAGTTTGCCAGCTATCAGAATAGATGGACACCTGAAAATACCAACACTACCATGCACAGACCGGGTGGACAGTACGGATACAATTATTCGACAAGAATTGTGGAGGATGGCTCTTTCCTGAGGCTTAAAACGGTTGCTTTGGGTTATACCTTACCTAAAAGCATTCTTACGCAGCTTAAGCTGAAGAGTTTAAGGCTATATGCATCCGCACAGAACCTGTATACCTGGACTAACTATACGGGGATTGATCCGGAGGTGAATGTAAAGCGTACAGCACTGACTCCAGGTTTTGACTACTCGGCATATCCACGGGCCAGAACCATCACTTTTGGGGCCAATTTATCCTTTTAA
- a CDS encoding FecR family protein produces MREQNSGHKRKLIQRYAENAASEKELQSLFGLMGIDEMDEFIEEDMDRHIERLTTRDQSGKIRRPWLKYIAASLILIGFSVFAIYLVSEDSDKKNIVKNNTSILPGNNLAYLTLSSGKRVALNDLNSGEVLNESGVQIKKTAEGQLVYTVSDQQNDDETPRYNTIETPKGGQYHILLPDGSKVWLNAASSLKYPSSFTKSNQRLVFLNGEAYFEISTDKARPFIVHSASQEVKVLGTHFNINAYTDEPETTTTLIEGAVSISPLINDAADFSAERRLKPGDQALRNNSGIRIKHVDTEEAIAWKNGQFVFSSESITAIMRKISRWYNVDISYDGNVSALRFTGTLSRYAQVTEVLQMLEMTNKVEFKVKGREIKVSPGKGKQTITIQTK; encoded by the coding sequence ATGCGCGAACAGAATTCAGGCCATAAGCGTAAATTAATTCAACGTTATGCAGAAAATGCAGCGTCTGAAAAAGAATTGCAATCCTTATTCGGGCTGATGGGCATCGATGAAATGGACGAATTTATAGAAGAGGACATGGACCGGCATATCGAACGTCTGACTACCAGGGATCAATCTGGTAAGATACGACGTCCGTGGCTTAAATATATAGCAGCCTCATTGATTTTAATAGGGTTTTCAGTATTTGCGATATACCTCGTTTCAGAAGATTCGGACAAGAAAAACATTGTAAAAAACAACACGTCTATTTTACCCGGTAACAATCTTGCCTACCTGACGTTAAGCTCAGGCAAACGAGTAGCGTTAAATGATTTAAACAGTGGGGAAGTGCTGAACGAATCTGGAGTGCAAATTAAAAAGACAGCTGAAGGACAATTGGTGTATACTGTTTCAGACCAGCAGAACGACGATGAAACGCCGCGCTATAATACCATAGAGACCCCGAAGGGTGGACAATACCATATTCTCCTTCCTGATGGCTCAAAGGTTTGGCTGAATGCCGCATCTTCATTAAAATACCCTTCATCTTTTACAAAGTCTAACCAACGTTTGGTATTCTTAAACGGGGAAGCTTATTTTGAAATATCAACAGACAAAGCCAGGCCTTTTATAGTTCACAGTGCCAGCCAGGAAGTTAAAGTACTGGGAACGCATTTCAATATCAATGCTTATACAGATGAACCCGAAACAACCACCACACTTATAGAAGGTGCTGTGAGCATTAGTCCGCTCATTAATGATGCAGCAGACTTTAGCGCTGAACGGCGGCTCAAACCCGGAGATCAGGCTTTGAGAAATAACTCCGGAATCCGTATCAAACATGTGGATACCGAAGAAGCCATTGCCTGGAAGAATGGTCAGTTTGTCTTTTCAAGCGAAAGTATAACTGCGATTATGCGCAAAATCTCCAGATGGTACAATGTTGACATCAGCTATGACGGAAATGTTTCTGCTTTAAGATTTACCGGAACATTATCCCGTTACGCACAGGTTACCGAGGTATTGCAGATGCTGGAAATGACCAATAAAGTAGAATTTAAGGTTAAAGGCCGTGAAATAAAAGTATCTCCCGGAAAAGGAAAACAAACAATAACTATACAAACCAAATAA
- a CDS encoding PNGase F N-terminal domain-containing protein — protein MRVILLGLALFLSPSALFSQINTAATEAVVTYGFRNNGKESNSEQKMFVKGNQVRLAAPGYQSEMQYLQMAQKASYQVQNSNGSFYTLKKNFNEYAKAELLSGIDTILGIPCKRAKVFIRSNTIEIWYTNSLKIKGTPAISVAPGIGLVLKTIRNGNAETFAKHIDYRPVTKEELAWPSSWGTILDEAAYQRQVIENRYTKLTIFNDEQISFGNSIENPKGVQTNVTYRFSGGTVILKKVRLPQTKAGQQLFVELVQRSNGDAYDRTGSVFMVPADKSISYLNALQNGIKVLPIYTGRNGKKYQGVTATDDYLPPLELMRFFTSFGVGHFNAQAKIKGYNWADSVVYKQDITALLPALQQEVWIGVFIGNYDKGGHKASLYFKYYPGYEGDKQQKEKKWLMPIFNTTNLMEMSGQEYGTMFDQDSLHVTFDIPEGVKNLKLRYLTTGHGGWGGGDEFVPKQNEIFVDGKRVYHFIPWREDCATYRFLNPASGNFGNGLSSSDLSRSNWCPGTITLPVEIPLPNLKPGKHTLQVAIPLGKPEGGSFSAWNVSGTLIGDTE, from the coding sequence ATGAGAGTAATTTTATTAGGGTTGGCCTTATTTTTAAGTCCCAGTGCTTTATTTTCCCAGATAAATACAGCAGCTACCGAAGCAGTGGTGACCTATGGATTCCGGAATAACGGAAAGGAGTCGAACAGCGAACAAAAAATGTTTGTGAAAGGCAATCAGGTACGTTTGGCTGCTCCGGGGTACCAATCAGAAATGCAGTATCTTCAAATGGCCCAAAAGGCGAGCTATCAGGTCCAAAATAGTAACGGCAGTTTTTATACGCTAAAAAAGAACTTTAACGAATATGCCAAGGCCGAATTACTTTCGGGAATTGATACCATCCTTGGTATTCCATGTAAAAGAGCAAAGGTTTTTATCCGTTCCAATACCATAGAAATCTGGTATACAAATAGCCTTAAAATCAAGGGAACACCTGCTATATCCGTTGCACCCGGAATAGGTTTGGTGTTAAAGACCATCCGTAACGGCAACGCAGAGACTTTTGCAAAACACATTGACTATCGTCCGGTAACAAAAGAAGAACTTGCCTGGCCAAGTAGCTGGGGCACTATATTAGATGAAGCGGCTTACCAGAGACAGGTTATAGAAAATCGTTATACCAAGCTTACAATTTTTAATGATGAACAGATTAGCTTTGGCAATAGCATAGAAAACCCAAAGGGAGTGCAAACCAATGTAACTTATCGTTTCTCAGGTGGAACCGTTATACTGAAGAAAGTAAGATTACCTCAGACAAAAGCTGGCCAGCAATTGTTTGTGGAGCTGGTACAACGCTCTAACGGTGATGCTTATGACCGAACAGGTTCTGTGTTTATGGTTCCTGCAGATAAATCCATTTCTTATCTTAATGCCCTTCAGAACGGTATTAAGGTTTTACCCATTTATACTGGCCGGAATGGAAAAAAATACCAGGGGGTTACTGCTACAGATGACTATTTACCACCGCTGGAGTTGATGCGTTTTTTTACTTCTTTTGGGGTTGGGCATTTCAATGCCCAGGCAAAGATAAAGGGGTACAACTGGGCCGATTCGGTGGTGTATAAACAAGATATTACGGCGCTTCTGCCAGCTTTACAACAAGAAGTATGGATAGGTGTTTTTATTGGAAATTACGATAAAGGCGGGCACAAAGCGAGTCTTTATTTCAAGTATTATCCTGGATATGAAGGAGATAAGCAACAGAAAGAAAAAAAATGGCTAATGCCGATTTTTAACACCACGAATTTAATGGAAATGTCTGGTCAGGAATACGGGACCATGTTCGACCAGGATTCACTCCATGTAACCTTTGATATACCGGAAGGTGTAAAAAATCTTAAATTAAGATACCTTACCACAGGTCATGGAGGCTGGGGTGGTGGTGACGAGTTTGTACCTAAGCAGAATGAAATTTTTGTTGACGGCAAGCGTGTTTATCATTTTATACCCTGGCGGGAAGATTGTGCGACATACAGATTCTTAAACCCGGCTTCCGGTAATTTTGGCAATGGCTTATCTTCTTCCGATCTGAGTCGTTCCAATTGGTGTCCTGGAACAATTACCCTGCCTGTAGAGATCCCACTCCCAAATCTAAAACCTGGCAAGCATACGCTACAGGTAGCCATACCTCTTGGTAAACCTGAGGGTGGAAGTTTTAGCGCCTGGAATGTCTCCGGGACATTAATTGGAGATACAGAATAG
- the mnmE gene encoding tRNA uridine-5-carboxymethylaminomethyl(34) synthesis GTPase MnmE produces the protein MITNDTIVALSTPPGTGAIGVIRLSGKDAIAITNAVFSGKDLLKQDSHTIHFGLIKDGEIIIDEVLVSLFVAPKSYTKENVVEISCHGSNYIIQQIINLLIRKGASAARPGEFTLRAFLNGGLDLSQAEAVADLISSDSAAAHNVAMNQLRGGFSTELNVLREQLIHFASMIELELDFAEEDVEFANRDQLQELIGKITLVLNKLIRSFELGNVIKQGINTVIAGRPNAGKSTLLNALLNEDRAIVSEIAGTTRDTIEEVLNINGINFRLIDTAGIREATDTIEAIGVEKTMQKINQSALLVYLFDVVNLSASEIEEDILRLHKPGLAFLAVANKMDLSFSDRLKELKLPAGIQFISISAKQNQHIEELKQLLYDAAVGDKLSNNHTMVTNIRHVEALEKTRAALSDVAEGLNNPVTSDFLAMDIKQALYYLGLITGVVSTDDLLENIFNKFCIGK, from the coding sequence ATGATTACAAACGACACTATAGTTGCCTTATCTACACCGCCGGGTACGGGTGCTATAGGAGTAATCCGACTTTCAGGAAAAGATGCCATTGCCATTACCAACGCCGTTTTTAGTGGAAAGGATTTACTAAAACAGGATTCTCATACCATACATTTTGGTTTAATTAAGGATGGTGAAATAATTATAGATGAAGTACTTGTAAGTTTATTTGTCGCGCCTAAATCATATACCAAAGAAAATGTTGTAGAAATTTCCTGTCATGGTTCCAATTATATCATACAGCAGATCATTAACCTGTTGATCAGGAAAGGGGCTTCGGCTGCCAGGCCAGGTGAATTTACCTTAAGAGCTTTTTTAAATGGGGGGTTGGATCTTTCTCAGGCTGAAGCTGTTGCTGATCTGATCTCCTCAGATTCGGCCGCGGCCCACAATGTGGCAATGAACCAGCTAAGGGGTGGCTTCAGCACCGAACTGAATGTGTTAAGGGAACAGCTGATACATTTTGCATCTATGATTGAGCTGGAACTTGATTTTGCCGAGGAAGATGTAGAGTTTGCCAATCGTGACCAGCTACAGGAACTTATTGGAAAGATCACTTTGGTCTTGAACAAACTGATTCGCTCTTTTGAATTAGGCAACGTAATTAAACAGGGGATCAATACGGTAATTGCAGGCCGACCCAATGCCGGAAAATCGACCTTACTAAATGCCCTCCTCAATGAAGACCGGGCCATTGTAAGTGAAATTGCAGGTACGACAAGAGATACCATAGAAGAGGTTTTGAATATAAACGGCATTAATTTCAGGCTCATCGATACTGCCGGAATCCGGGAAGCTACGGATACAATTGAGGCCATTGGCGTGGAGAAAACAATGCAGAAAATTAATCAATCGGCATTACTGGTCTATCTGTTTGATGTGGTAAACCTTTCTGCTTCAGAGATTGAAGAGGACATCTTACGCTTACATAAGCCTGGTCTGGCATTTCTTGCTGTGGCGAATAAAATGGACCTTTCCTTCAGTGACCGCTTAAAAGAACTTAAATTACCTGCCGGCATACAATTCATTTCAATTTCTGCAAAACAAAACCAGCATATTGAAGAATTGAAACAACTCCTATATGATGCAGCAGTGGGAGATAAGCTTTCCAACAACCATACAATGGTAACCAATATCAGGCATGTGGAAGCACTGGAAAAAACCCGGGCAGCTTTAAGTGATGTGGCTGAAGGGTTGAACAATCCTGTTACTTCTGATTTCTTGGCTATGGACATCAAGCAGGCGCTCTACTATCTTGGGCTCATCACCGGGGTTGTGTCAACAGATGACCTGCTGGAGAATATCTTTAACAAATTCTGTATCGGAAAATAA